The DNA segment ctggtatcaaagccaagttTTAGtcaatttattcaattaaaCAAGCCTTAATTCTTAGCCAATTAAGCAAGCCTTTAAGTCTGATTTGGTGTTGGTAAGCCGTTAAGGGGTTGCAGTAAGTCTCGTTGATAGAGCAGTAAGACGATTGGTGTTCCCTCTACGTCAGATTACAAGGTGAACTTAAGCGATTAAGTtgaaaggtaaaatttaattgtttgaattagcTATGTCTTGGTCTATTCCTTTGTTCTCTAGGATGTCAAGGTCCAGTAGTATGAAGTCAAGTAAGAATTATGattgtagtagtagtagtagtagtattCAAatagatgaagaagaagaaataaatATTGATAGAAATCAAAAAAGTTTAAATAGTAAAGAAATACAAATATCTCATAAAAGAAACCAGTTATTTGTTATATCTCAAGAAATTGATAGTGAACaagaatttttaaaaagtaaacATCCAAACGAAAGAATGTTTCGAAAAAATGTTCTTCGACTTTTATCAGAAAAACAACAAGATTATTTTTGGGATTTATATTATTCCTCAAATTCAGACAAAAAAATGAGTTTTTATGAATGGGCAAAACAAAAAGTattttcaaaatatcaaaaacaaaACTCTTCAAGTATTTCAAAATCTTCTACCAAAGATTCTCAATCAAAATCTTCTACAAAAGATTCTCAATCtaaatcttcaaaaatttccACAAAAAATTTTTCTGTTAATACAGGAGCATCATCTTCAAAAATATGGAAAACAAGTAACGGAAATCAATTTCAATCTGTCCATCCTCCTCTAgaagaaattaaaatttcagTTCATAATACTGAAATAATTGCTTCTCCATTCAAGCAACCTTCTGTCATTGAAGGAATTcctacaataaaagaaataaaaaatattaatcttcaaaataattatacaaatgTTCTTCTTAACTCCGTGGCTCATCAGCTAACTAGAGTTGAGAATTCAATTCCTAATATTTtgtcaaattcttcaacagaaacttcaaaagaaaaattaaaaattacttcTCCTTTATTAAAACCAATTCAAACTCCTTCtacaaataaaacaaaaattcaaTTAGGAACTTCTTTAGATGTTCTTAATGAACTTAGtactcaattttcaaaattaaatttaattaacgaTTTGATAGAACCAAAAAATGCATGTTAAGTTAGATTATTTTGGGTTCCATTGACCATGTCATTTGTGGTTTGTTTCGTGTTTCCGTTTAAAATTCGAGTTTTCAAGCTTTATAGTATGCACTCATGCGTTTAAGTTGTTTTGTAGGAAAAAGACGGAAGATGGAGCTCGAAAAGTGCTGTGTTAAAGCTGGAGGCAGAGATTTTCACGCTATGGCGTGATGTTTCCTGCGCCATAGCATGAACTGGGAAAAAGTGAGAAAAGAGAACAGAACTTTTCACGCTATGGCGTGATGTTTCCTGCGCCATAGCATGAACTGGGAAAAAGTGAGAAAAGAGAATAGAACTTTTCACGCTATGACGTGATGTTTCCTGCGCCATAGCGTGAACTGGGAAAAAGTGAATAATGGAGACAGAACCTTTCGCGCCATAGCGTGACATTCTTAGGCCATGGCGCAGGTCGTTGAGTAAAAAAAGGAAATTTGCAAAGCAAGGACTCTTGGAGATAAATAGGGattgatttttagaatttaagggATCTTTTTTGGCACATCTTGGGGGCGAAAAATATCAGAAACTGGAGAAACGGGGCGGAAGGAGTGAAGAACAATCGTGAAGCAATTtctccttttcttcttcttaaatTCTTTTCTGTTATTTTTGTTTGGAAAAAAACATTTTGACGTTAGTTATGAGTTTTATTTGTAGCTAAACCTCTTGTGTTGAGATTTAGGGGATCCGACCCAGTTGTCGACTCACGAATATTGGTTTTTGACTtctaatgaatgtttaattatgctattGATTTGTTTTGCATTGTTGGAGCGTAGCTAACTCTCTCAAtatttttatatcatgttttatttCGAAAGAAAATTTCATGATAGGAACAAATAGCATGATTCATGGATCTACAATTTACATAGACATATGAAATtgggtacatgttgatagtgatAGTCCAGTAGGTCGAAAGCTAAGGGATTCCACAAGTTGTGAATGCAATCATCTATGATAAATAATTGAAGACATTTGATTATTTCATAGCATTGAATTAGTTTAGCATAACTTGAAAGGGTATGTTAATGAATTAGGGAATCTTGTCAAAAATGTGAATTGGTTGTTGGAAGCAATTTTCAGAGTCGACTAGGGGAAGGTGACCCAACAATCTCAAAATTATCTCCatcatttgaatttaattcactaagattgattcaattctagatttttatttatttttgagtttattaATTCTCTTGTCATTAAGTAGTTAATAAAAACAATACTCATTTTTCGTAAAAGTGGAATAAGGATTAGTATTTAGGTAGAAATTATGCACTAGTCCCTGTGGACGATACTAATATtcacatattatattataatttgcatCGTGCACTTGCAATTATTTCGAGCTTGCGAGATACAATTATTTTCTAAGATTCATAGTGCAAGTaaagctcgatcaagtttttggcgccgttgccggggactttTGATTTACAATTTTCTGCTTAgatatcttctttaatttcactTCATCTCACGAATTATCCATCTTACCTTTGCAGGATTTTCTAGTGGTGCATGCTACCATCCTTGCACTCAGAACTTGTACCCTTTGATCCAGAAATCGAGAGAACCTTTCGAAAGAGACGAAGACAACAACGAGCTGAGATGGCAAAAAACGAACTACCACGCATCAATAACGGTGATGGCGAAGCTAATAATCCACCTGTGTATAGATCCATGATGGACTGTGGTATACCCACTATTGAGGATGTTCGACCGAGTATCGTTAGACCAACAGTGACAGCAAATCAGTATGAGATAAAGCTGGCAATCATCCAGATGATCCAGAACACAGTCCAATTCGGTGGATCTACCATTGATGATCCTAATGCTCATATTGAAATTTTCTTGGAAATCTGTGATACTTTCAAACAACAGGGAGTTTCTGATGACGCTATTCGTCTACGTTTATTTCCTTTTTCATTAAGAGACAAAGCTAAATCGTGGTTGAATATTTTACCTGCAGGTTCTATCATAACATGGGGAGATTTGGCTAAAGCGTTCCTTACTAAGTACTTTCCTCCCTCGAAGTCCATGAAGCTGAGAACCGACATCACTATGTTTGCTCAAGGGGAACAAGAGTCGTTGTATGAAGCATGGGAGCGCTACAAAGATATGCTAAGGCGATGCCCACATCATCAGTTGCCTGATTGGCTTGTGGTACAAACTTTCTATTATGGTTTACTATCTGCAAATCGTACTATGTTGGATGCAGCTGCAGGTGGGAATCTTTCGGAAATCGCCGGAAGATGGTTATAAACTGTTTGAGGAAATGGCCTCTAGTAGCTATCAACCTCAATCTGAGAGGAGCATGATGCGAAAATCAACAGGAATTCATCAAGTGGACGCATTAACTTCGATGACAGCACAACTGGAGGCTATGAATAAGAAGATTGATGGATTGAGCTTAGGAAATTCTGCGATGCGTATTCAGGAGGTGTTCTGCGATAGGTGCCAAGGTGAACATTTCACTAAAGATTGTCAAGATGGTAATCCTTTTTATGCGCAGGATGAGGCACCAGTGAATCACGTGGGAAGCCAAAATCGCCCCAGGTTTGACCCGTATTCAAATACATATAATCCGGGGTAGAGGAAACATCCGAATTTTTCTTGGGGTGGTCACAACAATCAGTCTAGGCCATATCAGAATCAAAATCTTGTGAAGCAACCTCAAGAGGAGAAGTCCAGTTTAGAGCAAATGATGCAAAATTTTATATCATCCACTGAGACTCGAATGCAGAACCAAGACGCAACTATAAGAAGTTTGGAAAATCAAATAGGGCAGTTGGCAAAGAAAATGTCAAATCGAGAGCCAGGAACTTTGCCAAGTGACACTGAGACTAATCCAAAGGAGCAAGTAAAGGCCGTAGAGTTGCGAAGTGGGAAGAAACTGGAAACCAAGGAGTTGGAGCACGAAGAGAGAAAGAAGGAGGGTGAGAAAGAGCCATCTACAGGTAAGTCATCTGACTCTACATAATCACCCACATCAAAATCTAATATTGTTATTCCACCTCCGTTTCCAGCAGCACTGAAGAAAGCGAAACTTGATtcgcaattttcaaaatttcttgAGGTATTTAAGAAGTTACATATTAATATACCTTTTGCTGATGCATTGTTGCAAATGCCTAGTTATGCAAAATTTCTGAAGGAAATCTTAGCAAGCAAGAGAAAAATAGAGGAGCATGCCATGGTCAACTTAACTGAGAATTGTTCTGCATTAGTGCAAAACAAAATTCCACCGAAgttgaaagatccagggagtttttctatcccTTGCATGATTGGTGATGTGGTTTTTCATAAGGCTCTGTGTGATTTGGGTGCCAGCATTAACTTGAAGCCATTTTCTGTGTTTAGGAAGCTTGGAATGGGAGAACCAAAGCCTACAAGAGTTTCTCTGCAACTGGCAGATAGATCCATAAAGTATCCACGAGGAATAATTGAAGATGTGCTGGTTAAAGTGGACAAATTTATTTTCCCAGTAGATTTTGTGGTGCTTGACATGGAGGAGGACCTGGATATGCCATTGATCTTGGGCAGACCTTTTCTGGCGACTGGAAAAGCCCTAATTGACGTGCAAAAAGGGAAGTTGTTATTGAGAGTAGGAGAGGAGGAAATcacttttgatgtttttaatgcacTAAAGCACACACTGCACAATAATGATTgttttagaattgatgcattGGATTCACTTGTTCATAATTTTGTGCAGGATGAGTTAAAAGACTCTTTAGAAGTTGCACTTATAAATGATGGATGTGAGGATGACTTTGATGAAGAGAGGAAAAATATCATTGCATATTTTACTGCTAATCCTCAATTGAAGAAGCAAGTGCGATTCAGACTCGAAGAATTGGGAGATAGGCAGGATTTAGTCCTTCAACAACCAAGCATAAATGCACCACCTACTCTAGAACTCAAACCTTTACCTTCACatctaaaatatgtttatttgggTGATGATAATAATTTACCTGTTATTATTTCTTCTTATCTTACAGGTGTGATGGAGGAAAAGTTGGTACACATCTTAAAGGAGCATAAAAGAGCCTTCGCATGGAAAGTGGCTGACATTAAGGGAATCAATCCATCGATTTGCATGCAcaaaattttgatggaggatAAGTACTCTTCTGTGTTCAACCTCAGCGGAGGCTGAACCCGAAAATGCAAGAGGTAgtaaaagatgaattttattGCTTTCTAGATGGGTATTCGGGATATAATCAAATCATGATTGCACCAGAGGACCAAGAGAAAACAAATTTCACTTGCCCTTATGGTACCTTTGCGTATAGGcggatgccgtttggattgtgtaatgcacctgcCACTTTTCAAAGATGTATGACTGCTATTTTTCATGACATGACAATGAATTTCCTAGAGATatttatggatgacttttctaTTTTTGGATCTTCTTTTGATGATTGTCTGAAAAATTTGCATTTGGTGCTATTACGATGTGAGGAAACtaacttggttttgaattgGAAGAAGTGTCATTTTATGGTACAGGAAGGCATTGTGCTTGAGCACAAAATTTTTGAACAGGGAATGGAGGTGGATAAAGCAAAAGTGGAAGTCATAAAAAATCTACCTCCGCCAACATCTATTAAGGGAGTGAGAAGTTTCTTAGGGCACGCTGGTTTCTACCGGCGttttatcaaagatttttctaaaattgctAAGCCCCTATCCTCTTTACTAATGAAAGATGTATCGTTTGACTTTAATTATAATTGTGCGCAGGCATTTGAGATCTTGAAGGAGCGACTGGTGACAGATCCTGTGTTGGTAGCTCCTGATTGGGATCTTCCATTCGAGGTAATGTGCGATGCTAGTGATACGGCGGTAGGTGCTGTTTTGGGTCAGAGGAAAAACAAGGTATTCCATACTATATACTATGCGAGTAAGACTTTAGATAAAGCTCAATTGAATTAtgcaacaactgaaaaagaattactcGCTATAGTATTCGCGTTTGATAAGTTTCACTCCTACCTTGTTTTATCTAAAGTTGTTGTGTACACCGATCATTCAGCACTGAAATATTTACTTGCCAAAAAGGATGCTAAGCCTAGATTGATTAGGTGGATATTACTGTTGCAAAAATTTGATCTggaaataaaagataagaagagGGTAGAGAACGTAGTGGCGGATCACCTTTCTAGGCTTGAGTGTGTCAGTGAGGATACGGGGAAAAAATGGTGATATTGATGATTGGTTTCCAGATGAACAATTGTTTTCATTAAAAGATTGCCCATGGTATGCGAATTTTGCTAATTATCTGGTGACAGGCACACTTCCACCAAATTTGACATTTCACCAacgaaaaaaatttttatctgatgtgaaatattatttttgggaaGAACCATTTTTGTTTAAGATCTGTGCAGATTCCATGATACGACGATGTGTGCCAGAAGAAGAGATGCAACCAATCTTGAGCCACTGCCACGATCGAGAGGTTGGCGGTCACTTTGGACCGACAAAAACAACGGCAAAGGTATTagaatctggtttttattggcctgcTGTTTTTAGGGATGCTCGTGCATATGTTATTTCATGTGATCGGTGTCAGCGCACAGGTAATATCTCTAATCGCAATGAAATTCCTTTAAACAATATTATGGAATGCGAGGTATTTGATGTATGGGGCATAGATTTTATGGGGCCGTTTCCCACATctttcttgaaaaaatatattttggtgacGGTTGACTGTGTCCAAATGGGTCGAAGCAGAGGCGTATGCAACTAATGATGCTCATGTGGTGTTgaaatttttaaagaaaaacatttttaatcaCTTTGGCACACCACGGGCGATCATTAGTGATGGTGGGACGCATTTTTGCaacaaattatttgaaaaactttTGGCAAAATATGGTGTCACGCACAAGATCTCTACTCCGTACCATCCCCAGACCAGTGGGCAAGTGGAAGTGTCAAACCgtgaaataaaaagaattttggaaaaaacggTGAACACAAGTAGAAAAGATTGGTCTGTCAGGTTAGATGAAGCCCTATGGGCATATCGCACTGCTTTCAAGACACCTATAGGCACTACACCTTATAGGTTACTTTTTGGTAAATCATGTCATCTGCCTGTTGAATTGGAGTATAGAGCATATTGGGCGATTAAATCACTAAATATTGAT comes from the Henckelia pumila isolate YLH828 chromosome 1, ASM3356847v2, whole genome shotgun sequence genome and includes:
- the LOC140874381 gene encoding uncharacterized protein, which translates into the protein MQNQDATIRSLENQIGQLAKKMSNREPGTLPSDTETNPKEQVKAVELRSGKKLETKELEHEERKKEGEKEPSTAALKKAKLDSQFSKFLEVFKKLHINIPFADALLQMPSYAKFLKEILASKRKIEEHAMVNLTENCSALVQNKIPPKLKDPGSFSIPCMIGDVVFHKALCDLGASINLKPFSVFRKLGMGEPKPTRVSLQLADRSIKYPRGIIEDVLVKVDKFIFPVDFVVLDMEEDLDMPLILGRPFLATGKALIDVQKGKLLLRVGEEEITFDVFNALKHTLHNNDCFRIDALDSLVHNFVQDELKDSLEVALINDGCEDDFDEERKNIIAYFTANPQLKKQVRFRLEELGDRQDLVLQQPSINAPPTLELKPLPSHLKYVYLGDDNNLPVIISSYLTGVMEEKLVHILKEHKRAFAWKVADIKGINPSICMHKILMEDKYSSVFNLSGG